GCGCGTAGCCAACTATGGCCTGATGGACCAGATGGCCGCCCTGCACTGGGTGCAGCAGAACATTGCCAAGTTTGGCGGTGATCCGGCAACGGTAACGCTGGCCGGTCATGGGAGTGGTGCCGCCTGCATCAACTTCCTGATGACCTCACCGACGATGGTGCCGGGGCTGTTTCATCGTGCCATCCTGCTGTCCGGTTCGGCTTACTCGTCCTGGGCGTTGGTCGAGGATCCGGTTGTGTACGCGCTCAAGCTCGCCAAGGAGGTGAACTGCTCCATCCCGGAGGATCTGATCAAGAACCACGAGCAGATCGTCGACTGTTTGCGGGACGTCCCGCTGGATGAGCTGTTCGGGGCGGACATACAACCACCGAGCTTCCTGAGCGCGTTCGGTCCGTCGGTGGACGGTGTCGTGATTAGGCCCGGTCGCTCCAATCAGGACATCGACGAGCTGCCGGTGCGTGGAACTTCGAAGCGCTCGCAAGGTGCGGCCGGTCGGTACGATCTACTGTTCGGTGTTGTTACCGGGGAAGCGCTGTGGCGCTTCAGTGCGGTCGATATACAGAGCGGGTTCGAGGGCGAACGGCGTGACAAGATCCTGCGGACGTACGTACGCAACGCGTACACTTACCATCTGAGCGAGATCTTCTACACCGTGGTGAACGAGTACACGGACTGGGAGCGTACGGTGCAGCATCCGATCAATATGCGCGATGCGGCCGTGTCGGCACTGTCCGATGCTCAGTTCGTTGCGCCGCTCGTACACACGGGGGACATGCtggcaccaccaccgcccctGCCCGGTCAGGAACCGTCCGGGCCGAAATGTTTCTTCTACGTGTTCGACTACCAGACCAAGGATGGCGATTATCCGCAGCGTATGGGTACCGTCCACGGGGAAGACTTGCCGTACGTGTTTGGCGCACCGTTGGTGGATGGGTTTAACCATTTCCCTAGGAACTACACCAAATCGGAGGTGGCACTGTCGGAAGCAATCATGGTGTATTGGGCTAATTTTGCTCGTACCGGGTAAGTGAAACATTCGACAATCGACAATAGGTCTTGTAACATCCCAATTTCTACCATGGCATGCCTAAAACCCATAAATTGTTACCCATATTTCCACGCTCAATAACACCGGAGCACGTGCTGGTATTAATTTTACCATGTTTGAACGTGTTTTACACGACCGCCAGCATTCTTTGCCGGAGCAATATTAAGTTAATCGATTCCACAATTCCACTGTGATCCAAtgggaaaaattcaatttaattttgctcAAACAAATTGCAGAAATGATGCTCCGCCGTTGATAGTATTGAGCTGTAGAATCAATCCTGCAAACCATTTCCAATTCCTTCCTCTGTGTGGCTCTATCCTCGTACATGTCGTGGAAGTGGAAATTCATGGAAAACTCTCCACAGCTCTGTCTCTCTATCCATGATGCGAACCTACCAATCACATTACCGGGTTCATTTGATAGAAAACCCTTCCTTTTTCCACTCGCCCAACCCTCCCTGGGTCATGCAAAATTAGCTCAATTAACGTCATTAAATCTTTTTCCTCGATTTCAACATAATCCAGCAACCCTAACGAGCACCATCGGCAGGACTCGATTCTGGCTGCTTCCCGCGAACGGAATCGCTTCCGCAGCATCAACTGGGAGGAGTACGATCCGGTGCATCAGAAATATCTAGAAATTGGTAATACCACCCTTTCTCCCCCTTTCtctctccacacacacacacactctagcGTCCTATTAAACGGTATGTGTTTTCCATACCCTCCGTAGGTATGAAACCGCGAATGAAGAACCACTTCCGGGCGCATCAGCTTTCGATCTGGCTGCGGCTAATACCGGAGCTGCACAAAGCCGGCATGGAGGACGTGATAGCGAGGCACAATCTCTTCAAAAACCACGACGACATGGACCTGTACGAGGGTCTCGTCAAGCCAGACTCGTTCGCCGGCCGGCTCAACTACCTGGAGGACAATCTCAAGCGGCGAGGTATGCTCACGGGCGGTGAACTAGGGCACGCACTGCACGCCAACGGTAGGTTTTGCAATTTTCGCACGCCTTTTACAACAACAGAGTAgcgttttttttggtttttggtggggACGAATAGGTGGCACAGCTATGTCCGATACGGTTTGCTGACCACAGGCACGGATGGAACGCCGTTTACCGCGAATGTAGAAACGGTGTACGTAATTTATTTGGAAATGTTAGATCACTCCCGTTGGCAAACACGTTGCCTGGGTTCGTTCGACCTTTTGGCGAAATTCTCTAGCATCAGGCGCTAGTATTCCTCTTCATTTAATGAATATGTTTGAGTTGGGTGCACGAAGTCCGATGCTTCATTGTTCTTAAATCTGGACTAATTTAAAGTTATTTTGTAGGGAAATTTGTACCGTAGTTTAGTAAATATTCtatagtattttatttaagcTTATATATTCCTATATCCTTACCATTGTAATCGttccctctctcacacacacccagTCGTCATGACAACAGCGGAACCAGTCCTACTAACGACCTGCATGCCGGTCGGCAACTACAGCGCTCTAGTGCCAACGGCTACCATCCTGAACGCCACGACGGACACCTTGGCGGGTCTGGAAGCGGCCGGCTATGCGGCGTACTCGACCGCGCTCAGCGTCACCATCGCCATCGGCTGCAGTTTGCTCATACTGAACGTGCTCATCTTTGCCGGCGTGTACTATCAGCGCGACAAGACGCGGCTCGAGGTGAAAAGCCTCCAGAAGCAGTACCAGCAGCGGGGCGGCGGCCTACACCAGCAGGGTCCGTTCGATCCGATCAAGCACGCCCACTACCATCTCGGCCATTCGCAGTCGGCGAACGTGATCGTGGACGTGGAGAACCACGATACCGGTGCGCTCATCCTTGCCGGAGACGTGAAGTCACCTCATATCTGTACGAACGCGATGCAAATCAGCGTCATGAAAAGTGGTTCCCCTGGTGGTGTTGGTCACGGGATGGACAATCGTggaaatggtggtggtggtggtggtggtggagtgggtagtggtggtggtggtggtggtgtcggTGGAGACACCACAAGCTGTAATGTACCGGCTCCGAACGTGACGAAGATGCCGCTACAGGCAAACAACACCTCGTACGGTACGACCAAGCTTCCGCCTCGAAGCGAACACATCGCCATTCCGATCAAGAACTCTACCTTCATCGGTACCGGGGCCGGTACGGGTGGTGGAACATTTGTCAGCGGTATGATGACACTGCCAAAGCCCAGCtcacagcagcaccagcagcagcagcaacagcagcagcaacagcaagtgcACATCCCGATGAGCTACAACCGTAACGAGTGTATGACGCTCCCGCGCAACATCGGCGGAACCGGACTCAGTGCATCGTCCGCCGGACCCAATGCAGGTAAACCGAGACTAGATTTCATGACCACACCGATATGAAAACggaccaccactactactactactactaccaccactaaaCACCATGACGAATCTCACCTTGCACACAAAACCAATGACCACGAGCACCCTTActatcaccaccatcatcggaAGAAACTTCCACGTGTCCAGCGTTCGGCTattcctttccctttttttctccctgttttccCAGACGCTTATCCTTCGCTCCTTGGCTCTTTGCGTATCGGTTTTGGTTAAGTACACCAGAATCGCCCAAACATCCCAACGAAATGTTCTGCCCTATTAGTCAGACAGCAGCCACTCTATCTCACgcaggctggctggctggctgacaGTCCCTTGTCCATCCAAACCACTCATTCGTGCGAATGGAGGATGAGAATTTGCAGTGCTCCTTTTTCCCTGTTACCAATTAAGAACACGTCCGATGTACACGGTCTCAGGACGAAAAAGGGGAACAGTATACGAGCAGCGCTTCTCGACGGAGCGCGGTACAACACATTAGGACGATTATGATTCTTATTCGATCGCAGCAGGAAGAGCACTGGCCGTACGCCAAGCCAAACATTCATTCTTCTGTCTAGTGTCCTTCTATCACAGAAGGAGGGTGTGTTCTTTCCATTGTTCCATTCGTTATACTTTCTCATTATCCGTTATCTGATTGATTGTTAGTGAGGATGACCCTACGAGGGGGCCGCAAGTAGCGCTGGAGTTGCGGGTTCCGCGGCCAGAATCCACTCACGGTGGATTAGTTCGCCACCATTAGGGCAAACACGTGTATTCGATCGTTATTTGAAGTTCGTTATGTTGTGCTTCTCACAACTTTCGCTCGTTCGTTgttaggtttttcttttgcgttgTGTGTTGTAGTACAGTCGGAGTACATGTTCTGTATGTGTGGGAAGCATTGGAAGATAGTTTAGCACAGTAGGGAACCGTGTACGGACGGAATGATAGAGAGATAGGGTGAAAGGATGTTACCGTGTTAAAGTAACCGACCGAGCTCTAACAGAAACCAAACCAGAACAGACAAACGTGTTACAATGCTAAGGAAACCCTGTACCTATacgggaaaaaaaatatatcagtAAATAAATAcgaagacaaacaaacacaaagaaaaaaccttTTAATCTTACCATTTGCGGGATTTTCACTTGTTCCGAAAGCATATGTTTCATGCGTCACAGTGTGTGACGGCTTCAGGGGTCTTTCAGTTAGTATGTGTTGTACACGGTAGGTGTAAGATAAGCTTAATAAAAcctcatttttttgtgtttagtttACAGTTCTTAACATAACCATACgaacacttgttttttttatatatattttttattcaagttcGAGTAAGTTATAGACAATACAATAGAGTGTCACCGTCATTTTTATATGGTTTTTccagttatttttgttttcgttctccACAATTTTTAAGGCTATTTGCAGATAGttttaaataagtttaaaaatactctatgtttttttacaaaaacttTAATGGATTGATAAAAATCATGCTCTAGTTAGTTAAAAaagtagagccgtcatacagccgtcaattaaataaaaatcttctccttggcttaacgacctctaaggtcatgccggccatcgaaaatggctttctagactgccgataccacgtagttggttagtcaatcctcactacggggggacggtccagatgggatttgaaccccggtcctatcgtttgaagaccggcgcagcTGTCCCCTACTCCACCGGGCCCCccttaaataaaaataaataagttagaAAATATATAAACCAATACTTAAtcctgtatttttttatatttttaacagACCATTGACAGCAAAACCGAATTTAGCTGTTTGTCACTTAACATTTGAATTAACATTTACAAAGAATTCGGCATGAACAATAGTCTAAAAttcatgttgaaaaaaattaaagtaaaatagtaataatattaaaatgtCACAAAATATCTGTAAAAGCATCTAAAATTGCATgaacgaaatcaaaaatttctggTAGGACGTCAACATACTACGGGACGCCACCATAAATATGTTCGAAAAATCGTGAAACAAAATATCTCAGGAAAGCATAAAACGTATTCTGGAAATTTTCAATAGACCAAGGAAAAGCGTCTGCAATCTTAAAAAGGTTTTTAAATATATGATATTTTCCCTGTaacaaaacacatattttGAACCTTTTTGGATAAAAATAGTTGCCATTCAGTATTTGTATTccattttttatgttgtaggGGTTTCCACttacatttatatttaaaatatgataCCCATGTGATGATcgataaatgaataaatgcagAGAACATTTGCTAAAAAATCGATGTATTACAAATGGGCAggaaaaatcggaaatttaCCTTAAAATCAGGACAACGATTAGGAGTTTCATGCTCAGCAAACAAGCGTTCGTATAATTATGTTAAAGATTGTATGTCACCATAGCCTTTTCTCGTCTTTATCCACCATTCACAACTACCTGACTTTCGGGGAGTTTAACCTACCAAACTCAGGTCTAAACAGCGTATAGTCCAGCCAAGTCTTGACGCCATTCCAGGCGAGTTGTTAAGTCGCGCTTTCGTCTTCTTCATTATTTAAACGACCCATTGAAAGGACAGGGATTACACAACGCACGCTATTGTGTGAATGATAAATTGATtgggcgaacaaaaaaaacattaatgaGTCATGAAAATCAACCAGATCAGCTACTTTAAGCTTGATTGATTGTATGGACCACAAGCAGCGTTATTACCGGTCACCGTGTGTTCCACTTTTTTGCCCTCCCCCGTTCGCCCAATATTGAACGAAAATACGTTCAT
This genomic window from Anopheles maculipalpis chromosome 2RL, idAnoMacuDA_375_x, whole genome shotgun sequence contains:
- the LOC126556873 gene encoding neuroligin-3 → MVFVKFQYFCIVFFLLVRFLNGATMDLYKNSRLGNRIVQTRYGRLQGLVLPLDGYKFLKPIEAFLGVPYATPPTKMNRFSPTRTPSPWDGIRIADKFSPVCPQRLPNVNNETAALDKMPKGRLEYLKRLLPFLQNQSEDCLYLNVFAPVHATQSDKKLPVIVFLHGESFEWNSGNPYDGTVLASYSDLVVVTLNYRLGILGFLNANPSPQLRARVANYGLMDQMAALHWVQQNIAKFGGDPATVTLAGHGSGAACINFLMTSPTMVPGLFHRAILLSGSAYSSWALVEDPVVYALKLAKEVNCSIPEDLIKNHEQIVDCLRDVPLDELFGADIQPPSFLSAFGPSVDGVVIRPGRSNQDIDELPVRGTSKRSQGAAGRYDLLFGVVTGEALWRFSAVDIQSGFEGERRDKILRTYVRNAYTYHLSEIFYTVVNEYTDWERTVQHPINMRDAAVSALSDAQFVAPLVHTGDMLAPPPPLPGQEPSGPKCFFYVFDYQTKDGDYPQRMGTVHGEDLPYVFGAPLVDGFNHFPRNYTKSEVALSEAIMVYWANFARTGNPNEHHRQDSILAASRERNRFRSINWEEYDPVHQKYLEIGMKPRMKNHFRAHQLSIWLRLIPELHKAGMEDVIARHNLFKNHDDMDLYEGLVKPDSFAGRLNYLEDNLKRRGMLTGGELGHALHANVVMTTAEPVLLTTCMPVGNYSALVPTATILNATTDTLAGLEAAGYAAYSTALSVTIAIGCSLLILNVLIFAGVYYQRDKTRLEVKSLQKQYQQRGGGLHQQGPFDPIKHAHYHLGHSQSANVIVDVENHDTGALILAGDVKSPHICTNAMQISVMKSGSPGGVGHGMDNRGNGGGGGGGGVGSGGGGGGVGGDTTSCNVPAPNVTKMPLQANNTSYGTTKLPPRSEHIAIPIKNSTFIGTGAGTGGGTFVSGMMTLPKPSSQQHQQQQQQQQQQQVHIPMSYNRNECMTLPRNIGGTGLSASSAGPNADVQQIKLPPNGTAIGIHMRAAQTCSSGSPENRPLLTAQQQQQMTTSGHSHHHSHHGQHGQQQQQQQQQHQDSLTQLKSQNLKNNVCPPPPQLPHAAMSEMRV